In the Juglans microcarpa x Juglans regia isolate MS1-56 chromosome 6D, Jm3101_v1.0, whole genome shotgun sequence genome, one interval contains:
- the LOC121235400 gene encoding uncharacterized protein LOC121235400, whose translation MSKVWRCESWIQFSEVGTNKYLIEFNQEKDLQHVIRGKPWSFDRWLLCLQVFEGNRSINEVPFHKKEFWVQAYNIPFASMTHEVGIHIGESIGRVVTVQTDDRGIGWGKFLRIRLEVDILEALQRGVFLTFEGKKTWVSLKYECLTNFCFKYGVIKHAQQ comes from the coding sequence ATGTCCAAAGTTTGGAGATGTGAGAGTTGGATTCAATTTTCAGAAGTTGGAACAAACAAATATCTCATTGAGTTTAACCAAGAGAAGGACCTTCAGCATGTTATTCGTGGCAAACCATGGTCTTTTGACAGATGGTTGTTATGTCTTCAAGTGTTTGAAGGTAATAGATCCATCAATGAAGTCCCTTTCCATAAGAAAGAGTTCTGGGTGCAGGCTTATAACATTCCTTTTGCAAGCATGACACATGAGGTGGGAATCCATATTGGTGAAAGCATTGGGAGAGTAGTAACAGTCCAGACAGACGACAGGGGCATTGGTTGGGGGAAGTTCTTGAGGATAAGGCTGGAAGTGGACATCTTAGAAGCTCTCCAAAGAGGTGTGTTTTTAACCTTTGAAGGCAAGAAGACTTGGGTTTCCCTCAAGTATGAGTGTTTGACTAACTTCTGCTTTAAATATGGGGTGATAAAGCATGCTCAGCAATGA